Proteins encoded by one window of Juglans regia cultivar Chandler chromosome 15, Walnut 2.0, whole genome shotgun sequence:
- the LOC118344700 gene encoding uncharacterized protein LOC118344700: MAEESAATNTPEETINGVTNNEYWWPTWLVEKIEHAESIVLSRPSPNQTILSIYRVPDELRELNKEAYTPQIISIGPFHYHSQILQSMKNYKLSYFRSFMEQITKINKAEKLADLIQDSEERVRGCYAEAISFDCGTLRQIILMDASFIIELFLRFWSDEFWRDDDSIELKPLLSPSIYPSSFLELTFNFFEFENFQTIHHLKIDSEEVMHFVDFLRYMYLPCDRIRLLPESRKVVHKMYCASQLAEAGLKFKPSKDVDLLIQLGILVNNIGTTPPFAGNLSTGISFRDISDDYYDLCRQLVDFRRKHWYVILKSSLRQDYFRTPWMGAATVGAIILHADSHSHTNCLYCHFDIQVE; encoded by the exons ATGGCCGAGGAATCAGCAGCTACGAACACACCAGAAGAAACAATTAATGGTGTAACAAATAATGAGTATTGGTGGCCGACATGGTTAGTAGAGAAAATCGAGCATGCTGAAAGCATAGTGCTTAGTCGCCCATCACCTAATCAAACTATTTTGAGTATTTACAGGGTTCCTGATGAGCTTCGGGAATTGAACAAAGAAGCTTATACACCTCAGATTATTTCAATAGGGCCTTTTCACTACCACTCGCAAATATTGCAAtccatgaaaaattataaactgaGTTATTTCAGGAGTTTCATGGAACAAATTACCAAGATAAACAAGGCCGAGAAGTTAGCAGACCTTATACAAGATTCGGAAGAACGGGTACGTGGATGTTATGCAGAGGCCATTTCATTTGATTGTGGTACTTTGAGGCAAATTATCTTGATGGATGCGAGCTTTATCATTGAGCTTTTCTTGAGATTTTGGTCAGATGAATTTTGGAGAGATGATGACTCGATAGAATTAAAGCCATTGCTG TCTCCTTCGATATACCCATCCAGCTTCCTCGAGCTTACCTTTAACTTCTTtgaatttgagaattttcaaaCGATACATCATCTTAAGATAGATTCAGAAGAAGTAATGCACTTTGTTGATTTTCTGAGATACATGTACTTGCCTTGTGACCGAATTAGGCTGCTCCCAGAAAGTCGAAAAGTGGTTCACAAAATGTACTGTGCCTCCCAGCTGGCCGAGGCAGGATTGAAGTTTAAGCCAA GCAAAGATGTGGATTTACTTATTCAACTGGGGATCCTTGTGAATAACATAGGCACCACCCCACCTTTCGCCGGCAATTTGTCCACAGGTATCTCATTTAGGGACATCAGTGATGATTATTATGATCTCTGTAGACAATTGGTGGATTTCCGTAGAAAACATTGGTATGTAATTCTGAAGAGTAGCTTGAGACAGGATTATTTTCGGACGCCTTGGATGGGTGCTGCTACCGTTGGTGCTATTATCTTGCATGCTGATTCTCACTCTCATACAAACTGTTTGTACTGTCATTTTGATATTCAAGTAGAGTGA
- the LOC118344699 gene encoding UPF0481 protein At3g47200-like, whose amino-acid sequence MAEESAAMVTPEETTNSVTNINEHQGPTWLVEKIKHAKSIALNRPSRQTILSIYRVPHSLRELNKEVYTPQVISIGPFHYRSQKLQSMEIYKLRYFKRFMERITKINRDEMLASVIHDSEERVRGCYAEAISFDSDTLRQIILVDATFIIEFFLRSWSVEFLRDDDSIDAEPWALLSRIKSDLILLENQLPFSIIEKLYELLPLDQSPSIYPSSFLKLTFNFFEYRNVQMIRHYEIDSEKVMHFVDLLRYFYLPPHHIRLPERSFNVVHKMYCASQLAEAGLKFKASSSTSILGLKFNEGVLEIPRFTLRNDTEIYARNLIALEQCVYQFERYVTDYFMMLDFLINTGKDVDLLIQQGILVNEMGANNIRPPFAGNLCTGISFRDVSNDYYDLCRQLVDFHRKHGFVILKSSLKHDYFRTPWMGAATIGAIILLIFTLIQTVCTVISTFK is encoded by the coding sequence ATGGCCGAGGAATCAGCAGCTATGGTCACACCAGAAGAAACAACTAATTCTGTAACAAATATTAATGAGCATCAGGGGCCAACATGGTTAGTAGAGAAAATCAAACATGCTAAAAGCATAGCGCTTAATCGCCCATCACGTCAAACTATTTTGAGTATTTACAGGGTTCCTCATTCGCTTCGGGAATTGAACAAAGAAGTTTACACACCTCAAGTTATTTCAATAGGGCCTTTTCACTACCGCTCGCAAAAATTGCAATCCAtggaaatttataaactgaGATATTTCAAGAGGTTCATGGAAAGAATTACCAAGATCAACAGGGATGAGATGTTAGCAAGCGTTATACATGATTCGGAAGAACGGGTACGTGGATGTTATGCAGAGGCCATTTCATTTGATAGTGATACTTTGAGGCAAATTATCTTGGTGGATGCGACCTTCATCATTGAGTTTTTCTTGAGATCTTGGTCAGTAGAATTTTTGAGAGATGACGACTCTATAGATGCAGAGCCATGGGCGCTGCTTTCTAGGATAAAATCTGACTTGATATTACTTGAGAATCAACTTCCTTTCTCTATAATCGAGAAATTATATGAGCTGCTTCCACTCGATCAGTCTCCCTCAATATACCCATCCAGCTTCCTCAAGCTTACCTTTAACTTCTTTGAATATAGGAATGTTCAAATGATACGTCATTATGAGATAGATTCAGAAAAAGTAATGCACTTTGTTGATTTGTTGAGATACTTTTACTTGCCTCCTCACCACATTAGGCTCCCAGAAAGAAGTTTTAATGTAGTTCACAAAATGTACTGTGCCTCCCAGCTGGCTGAGGCAGGATTGAAGTTTAAGGCAAGTTCAAGCACATCCATACTTGGCCTAAAATTTAACGAGGGAGTGCTGGAAATCCCAAGATTTACATTACGCAATGACACGGAGATTTATGCTCGGAACCTCATCGCCTTGGAGCAATGTGTCTATCAATTTGAAAGATATGTTACtgattattttatgatgttagATTTCCTTATCAATACAGGCAAAGATGTGGATTTACTTATTCAACAGGGGATCCTTGTGAATGAAATGGGCGCCAACAATATTAGGCCACCTTTCGCCGGCAATTTGTGCACAGGTATCTCATTTAGGGACGTCAGTAATGATTATTATGATCTCTGTAGACAATTGGTGGATTTCCATAGAAAACATGGGTTCGTAATTCTGAAGAGTAGCTTGAAACATGATTATTTTCGCACACCTTGGATGGGTGCTGCTACCATTGGAGCTATTATCTTGTTGATTTTCACTCTTATACAAACTGTTTGTACTGTCATTTCAACATTCAAGTAG
- the LOC108993059 gene encoding putative UPF0481 protein At3g02645: MAEESAAMVIPEETINAVTNINEHKGPTWLVEKIEHAESIALNRPSHQTILSIYRVPHSLRELNKEVYTPQVISIGPFHYRSQKLQSMEIYKLRYFRSDNLRQIILVDATFIIEFFLRAWSEEFLGDDDSIEAEPWALLSRIESDLILLENQLPFFIIEKLYELLPLDQSPSIYPSSFLELTFNFFENQNVQNIRHDEIDSEEVMHFVDLLRYFYLPCHQMLPARSGKAVNEIYCASQLAEAGLKFKPSSSRSIIDLKFNEGVLEIPRFTLRHDTEIYARNLIALEQCVYQFERYVTDYFIMLDFLINTGKDVDLLIQQGILVNEMGTNNIRPPFAGNLCTVILKSSLKHDYFRTPWMGAVTIGAIILLIFTLIQTVCTVISTFK, translated from the exons ATGGCCGAGGAATCAGCAGCTATGGTCATACCAGAAGAAACAATTAATGCTGTAACAAATATTAATGAGCATAAGGGGCCAACATGGTTAGTAGAGAAAATCGAGCATGCTGAAAGCATAGCTCTTAATCGCCCATCACATCAAACTATTTTGAGTATTTACAGGGTTCCTCATTCGCTTAGGGAATTGAACAAAGAAGTTTACACACCTCAAGTTATTTCAATAGGGCCTTTTCACTACCGCTCGCAAAAATTACAATCCAtggaaatttataaactgaGATATTTCAGGAG TGATAATTTGAGGCAAATTATCTTGGTGGATGCGACCTTTATCATTGAGTTTTTCTTGAGAGCTTGGTCAGAAGAATTTTTGGGAGATGACGACTCTATAGAAGCAGAGCCATGGGCGCTGCTTTCTAGGATAGAATCTGACTTGATATTACTTGAGAATCAACTTCCTTTCTTTATAATCGAGAAATTATATGAACTGCTTCCACTCGATCAGTCTCCTTCAATATACCCATCTAGCTTCCTCGAGCTTACCTTTAACTTCTTTGAAAATCAGAACGTTCAAAACATACGTCATGATGAGATAGATTCAGAAGAAGTAATGCACTTTGTTGATTTGTTGAGATACTTTTACTTGCCTTGTCACCAAATGCTCCCAGCAAGAAGTGGGAAAGCAGTTAACGAAATTTACTGTGCCTCCCAACTGGCTGAGGCAGGATTGAAGTTTAAGCCAAGTTCAAGCAGATCCATAATTGACCTAAAATTTAACGAGGGAGTGCTGGAAATCCCAAGATTTACATTACGCCATGACACGGAGATTTATGCTCGGAACCTCATCGCCTTGGAGCAATGTGTCTATCAATTTGAAAGATATGTTActgattattttataatgttagATTTCCTTATCAATACAGGCAAAGATGTGGATTTACTTATTCAACAGGGGATCCTTGTGAATGAAATGGGCACCAACAATATTAGACCACCTTTCGCCGGCAATTTGTGCACAG TAATTCTGAAGAGTAGCTTGAAACATGATTATTTTCGCACACCTTGGATGGGTGCTGTTACCATTGGTGCTATTATCTTGTTGATTTTCACTCTCATACAAACTGTTTGTACTGTCATTTCGACATTCAAGTAG